A single window of Granulicella mallensis MP5ACTX8 DNA harbors:
- a CDS encoding HXXEE domain-containing protein, producing MSFRTLAWAFPLVVTLHNAEEALWLPGWSERAGLWKTPVSAGVFRLAATILTVIAFVVTGLSVVSGKQTVWTYLTFGYMVAMLANVLIPHVAGAIALRRYTPGVVTAVALNLPVLSLLVVLALREGYVSGWKAIAYSIGVTALLLLSLPALFKWGKARTS from the coding sequence ATGAGTTTCCGAACTCTTGCATGGGCTTTCCCGCTTGTGGTCACACTTCACAACGCTGAGGAGGCTCTGTGGCTTCCGGGCTGGTCGGAGCGCGCAGGCCTTTGGAAGACACCTGTTTCAGCGGGTGTCTTCCGTTTGGCGGCAACGATTCTGACTGTCATTGCCTTTGTTGTGACGGGTCTAAGCGTGGTCTCGGGAAAACAAACAGTCTGGACTTATCTAACCTTTGGCTACATGGTGGCCATGCTAGCTAACGTACTGATCCCCCACGTTGCAGGCGCTATTGCGCTGCGCAGATATACGCCGGGTGTCGTCACGGCTGTAGCTTTGAATCTGCCTGTCTTATCCCTGCTCGTCGTGCTAGCCCTCAGGGAGGGATACGTCTCTGGTTGGAAGGCCATCGCCTATTCCATAGGCGTAACGGCCTTGCTGCTCTTGTCCCTCCCAGCACTGTTCAAATGGGGAAAGGCACGGACGAGTTGA